In Campylobacter vulpis, a genomic segment contains:
- a CDS encoding DNA translocase FtsK, protein MLAPQMGLWLYEFNFFLFGEFGTYYPFALFVLNYLYFKKSYKIELFKRTELFGISFAFFATLLLFAVFDKHNGYILELLYALFSTLFGHIGSGIVALLILLLSICLLFPNFIKEVFKIEIKWERLAKFESNFKNALMKIFGGESEKEEFAEVKTQSKEEEKENVPPPKMQNLKPIEEEIKINNLKANSNAKADFAKLKTQILDEKIEIENLNPQSFIYENSKELRSFAQKASKSIMGLDEEFNFIPQEEMEVIPEHFLKPKKPEDIQQINIKDNLDEPSYKRKNIAITPPKNEIKPKIFTKELETRENLMQKARLEKEYKENQNEILEKKVQEQIQRLEKEELKNLSPLPTNSKYSFKEETASLIKTPEIQSTPPTNLQPQIGNDDFEIIELKENIEQDVEFVVEELDSPIMPPKPSIIKLEDVEKKDEIPHFNDEKKMPPKEDFEMVLEENLPQKRSILAKEIAINQALLAEIEQGDFENPKDFCLPPLDFLANPNEKKQEIDESEIDKKIYDLLEKLRRFKIGGDVISTYTGPVVTTFEFRPSADVKVSRILNLQDDLAMALKARSIRIQAPIPGKDVVGIEVPNEETQTIYLREILESEVFRNSKSPLTIALGKDIVGNAFVTDLKKLPHLLIAGTTGSGKSVGINAMLLSLLYRNSPKTLRLMMIDPKMLEFSIYNDIPHLLTPVITDPKKAVNALSNMVAEMERRYRLMAEAKTKNIENYNEKVRLSGEAEELPFIVVIIDELADLMMTAGKDVEFYIGRLAQMARASGIHLIVATQRPSVDVVTGLIKANLPSRISYKVGQKIDSKVILDAMGAESLLGRGDCLFTPPGTSNIVRLHAPFASEFEIEKIVDFLKEQQLAEYDDSFLKDEQSSGVTANGEIEGGLDELFEEAKKVILEDKKTSISYLQRRLKIGYNRAANIIEQLSQMGILSEPDSKGQREIL, encoded by the coding sequence ATGTTAGCACCTCAAATGGGCTTGTGGCTTTATGAGTTTAATTTCTTTTTATTTGGGGAATTTGGGACTTATTATCCTTTTGCTCTTTTTGTTTTAAATTATTTATATTTTAAAAAATCTTATAAAATAGAGCTTTTTAAACGCACAGAGCTTTTTGGCATAAGCTTTGCCTTTTTTGCCACTTTGCTTTTATTTGCCGTGTTTGATAAGCATAATGGCTATATTTTAGAGCTTTTATACGCCCTATTTTCTACGCTTTTTGGACATATAGGAAGTGGGATAGTGGCACTTTTAATTTTACTTCTTTCCATTTGCCTACTTTTTCCAAATTTCATCAAAGAAGTCTTTAAAATAGAAATTAAATGGGAGCGTTTAGCTAAATTTGAAAGCAATTTCAAAAATGCTTTAATGAAAATTTTCGGTGGGGAAAGCGAAAAAGAAGAATTTGCAGAAGTAAAAACACAAAGCAAAGAAGAAGAAAAAGAAAATGTCCCACCACCAAAAATGCAAAATTTAAAACCCATAGAAGAAGAGATAAAAATCAATAATCTTAAAGCAAATAGCAATGCAAAAGCCGATTTTGCCAAACTTAAAACGCAAATTTTAGACGAAAAAATAGAAATTGAAAATTTAAATCCTCAAAGTTTCATTTATGAAAATTCTAAAGAATTACGCTCTTTTGCGCAAAAAGCAAGTAAAAGTATAATGGGACTAGATGAGGAATTTAATTTTATACCACAAGAGGAGATGGAAGTGATACCAGAGCATTTTTTAAAACCTAAGAAGCCAGAGGATATTCAGCAAATTAACATTAAAGATAATTTAGACGAGCCAAGCTACAAAAGAAAAAATATAGCAATTACTCCACCTAAAAATGAAATCAAGCCTAAAATTTTCACTAAAGAGCTAGAAACTAGAGAAAATTTAATGCAAAAAGCGAGACTTGAGAAAGAATATAAAGAAAATCAAAATGAAATTTTAGAAAAAAAGGTGCAAGAACAAATTCAAAGACTTGAAAAAGAAGAATTGAAAAATCTTAGCCCACTTCCTACAAATAGCAAATACAGCTTTAAAGAAGAAACAGCCTCCCTAATCAAAACGCCAGAAATTCAAAGCACTCCTCCAACAAATTTACAACCGCAAATAGGCAATGACGATTTTGAAATCATAGAATTAAAAGAAAATATAGAGCAAGATGTGGAATTTGTCGTCGAAGAGCTTGATAGCCCGATAATGCCACCAAAGCCTTCCATTATCAAGCTTGAAGATGTCGAAAAAAAAGACGAAATACCTCATTTTAATGATGAGAAAAAAATGCCACCAAAAGAAGATTTTGAGATGGTATTAGAGGAAAATTTGCCACAAAAAAGAAGTATTCTAGCCAAAGAAATAGCCATCAACCAAGCCCTTTTAGCAGAGATAGAGCAAGGAGACTTTGAAAATCCAAAGGATTTTTGTCTGCCACCGCTTGACTTTCTCGCAAATCCCAATGAAAAAAAACAAGAAATTGACGAAAGTGAGATTGATAAAAAAATTTATGATTTGCTTGAGAAATTACGCCGCTTTAAAATAGGAGGCGATGTGATTAGCACCTATACAGGACCTGTGGTAACAACCTTTGAATTTCGCCCTAGTGCTGATGTAAAAGTAAGCCGAATTTTAAATTTGCAAGATGATTTAGCGATGGCTTTAAAAGCGCGCTCTATCCGCATACAAGCACCTATTCCAGGTAAAGATGTAGTCGGCATTGAAGTGCCAAATGAAGAAACGCAAACCATTTATTTAAGAGAAATTTTAGAAAGTGAAGTTTTTCGCAACTCAAAAAGCCCTCTTACCATAGCCTTAGGTAAGGATATAGTAGGAAATGCTTTTGTAACAGACCTTAAAAAACTCCCCCATCTCCTCATAGCGGGAACAACAGGAAGTGGAAAAAGCGTTGGGATAAACGCTATGCTTTTAAGCTTACTATACCGCAATAGCCCTAAAACCCTGCGTTTGATGATGATAGATCCAAAAATGCTAGAATTTAGCATTTATAATGACATACCGCACCTTTTAACTCCCGTCATCACCGACCCAAAAAAAGCTGTTAATGCTCTTTCTAATATGGTCGCAGAAATGGAGCGTAGATACCGCCTTATGGCTGAAGCAAAAACTAAAAATATAGAAAATTATAATGAAAAAGTAAGATTAAGTGGCGAAGCGGAGGAATTGCCTTTCATCGTTGTAATCATCGATGAATTAGCGGATTTGATGATGACGGCAGGTAAAGATGTGGAATTTTATATTGGGCGTTTAGCCCAAATGGCAAGAGCGAGCGGAATTCATCTCATCGTAGCGACTCAACGCCCATCTGTTGATGTGGTTACAGGACTAATTAAAGCAAATTTGCCAAGCCGAATTTCTTACAAAGTAGGACAAAAAATAGACTCAAAAGTCATACTTGATGCTATGGGTGCTGAAAGTTTATTGGGTCGTGGAGACTGCCTTTTTACCCCTCCTGGAACAAGTAACATTGTTCGCCTACACGCTCCTTTTGCTAGTGAATTTGAAATTGAAAAAATTGTGGATTTTCTAAAAGAACAGCAGCTTGCAGAATATGATGATAGCTTTTTAAAAGATGAGCAAAGTAGTGGAGTAACGGCAAATGGCGAGATTGAGGGAGGGCTTGATGAACTTTTTGAGGAAGCAAAAAAAGTCATCTTAGAAGATAAAAAAACAAGTATTTCTTATCTACAACGCCGCCTTAAAATAGGTTACAATAGAGCTGCAAATATTATTGAGCAATTAAGCCAAATGGGAATTTTAAGTGAGCCAGACTCCAAAGGACAAAGAGAAATTTTATAA
- a CDS encoding phosphocholine cytidylyltransferase family protein: MKALILAAGFGSRLMPLTEFVPKTMVKYQGKALIEYEITALREAGVGEIAVVGGYLAPVLRDFVANLGIHSFYENKNYDKTNMLMTLFCARDFMQKCIDEKQDLIISYADIVYFKESVEKLSKVRADLAIVVDKAWRKLWEKRFENPLEDAETLKIREGKIKELGKKPSSYDEIEAQYLGLFKFSYNFLPQLLAFYDGLDRTAFYDGKDFDNMYMTSFLQALIDKFDNALAVEINGGWCEIDFKKDLEIEFVTL, translated from the coding sequence ATGAAAGCGTTAATTTTAGCAGCAGGCTTTGGCTCAAGGCTTATGCCATTGACCGAATTTGTGCCTAAAACTATGGTGAAGTATCAGGGCAAAGCTTTGATAGAGTATGAAATCACGGCACTTAGGGAGGCTGGAGTTGGTGAGATTGCTGTGGTGGGTGGATATTTAGCACCTGTTTTAAGAGATTTTGTAGCTAATCTTGGCATTCATAGTTTTTATGAAAATAAAAATTACGATAAAACAAATATGCTTATGACGCTTTTTTGTGCGAGGGATTTTATGCAAAAGTGTATTGATGAGAAGCAGGATTTGATTATCTCTTATGCGGATATAGTGTATTTTAAAGAAAGTGTGGAGAAATTATCTAAGGTTAGGGCGGACTTGGCTATCGTGGTGGATAAAGCTTGGCGAAAGCTTTGGGAGAAGCGTTTTGAAAATCCTTTAGAAGACGCTGAAACGCTTAAGATAAGAGAGGGTAAGATTAAAGAGCTAGGCAAAAAGCCTTCAAGTTATGATGAAATTGAAGCGCAGTATTTGGGACTTTTTAAATTTTCCTATAATTTTCTACCACAGCTTTTAGCCTTTTATGATGGTTTAGATAGGACGGCTTTTTATGATGGCAAGGATTTTGATAATATGTATATGACGAGCTTTTTACAAGCTTTAATCGATAAATTTGATAATGCTTTGGCAGTGGAGATTAATGGTGGCTGGTGTGAGATAGATTTTAAGAAAGATTTGGAGATAGAATTTGTAACTCTATAA
- a CDS encoding gamma-glutamyl-CDP-amidate hydrolase codes for MFIGISQRLLLNENYYELREALALEWGEFFRANLQGFLPLPLSYELDFKAYVPHLKGVILSGGNDLNSLNPNELSLKRDVYEAKIISYCFKKELPLLGICRGAQMIAQHFNSTLKPCQNHIGTHQITTKRGEFEVNSFHNFCIESLGQDLKSLAMSKDGSIEAFKHKKKPIYGIMWHIERERGLSENAIFKKWLKGVK; via the coding sequence TTGTTTATAGGAATTTCACAAAGATTGCTTTTAAATGAAAACTATTATGAGCTAAGAGAGGCTTTAGCGCTTGAGTGGGGGGAATTTTTTAGAGCAAATTTGCAAGGCTTTTTGCCTCTACCACTTTCTTATGAGCTTGATTTTAAGGCTTATGTACCGCATTTAAAAGGCGTGATTTTAAGCGGAGGGAATGATTTAAACTCGCTTAATCCAAACGAGCTTTCTTTAAAAAGAGATGTGTATGAGGCGAAAATTATTTCTTATTGTTTTAAAAAAGAACTCCCACTTTTAGGTATTTGCAGAGGAGCACAAATGATAGCACAGCACTTTAATTCTACCTTAAAACCCTGTCAAAATCACATCGGCACACATCAAATCACAACAAAAAGGGGCGAATTTGAAGTTAATTCTTTTCACAATTTTTGCATTGAAAGCTTAGGACAGGACTTAAAGAGCCTTGCCATGTCAAAAGATGGAAGTATAGAAGCTTTTAAACATAAGAAAAAGCCTATTTATGGCATAATGTGGCACATTGAGCGTGAAAGGGGCTTAAGTGAAAATGCTATTTTTAAAAAATGGCTTAAAGGAGTGAAATGA
- a CDS encoding PEP-utilizing enzyme, which produces MALRFQTKARNLAALQGKLKSAKILPLVLTNLEDLEKNPTKILQEIKKLKATKLIIRSSSKAEDSTKNSNAGAFLSLANIHAHNEKELLNALFNVGHSMPSKKDEILIQPCLENIELCGVGFSVDKDNFAPYFCLQYDKSGSNSSITDGSAENALTYFHYRKSLKFKDEDTKRVIGLIKELEALFACHFLDVEFAFANYKGEKELFCLQVRPLVMEGKLNLFDSLPKEALDRFYKRFLSLQEPRPRVLGEKAIFGVMPDWNPAEIIGLRPKRLAFSLYKYIITDNIWAYQRDNYGYKDLRSHPLIHSFLGIPYVDVRLSFNSFVPKSLDENIAKKLVNYYLNALDLNHDLHDKIEFDIVFSCYDFNTPHKLKKLLKHGFNENELKRLEFSLLELTNRIINPNGLYLKDIKKAKKLNAIYEKLTRSKLSLLDKIYWLLEECKRYGTLPFAGVARAGFVAMQMLNSLVEIGFFTQKERTEFLNSLQTISKTLSLESEGLNSKTKPVFLKKFGHLRAGTYNILSPRYDENFNAYFELKKSEVKMKVKEKKFSLSVSKKAKFQKLLSEHGLSVEADAFFDFLKEAIEGREMVKFDFSKLLSQAIVFIGELGKYYGIAKEDMAHLDINVVLNLYSSLYSQSPKEQFLREIEHNKKEYELTKSIKLPSLLSNAEQIFSFFSAKLCPNFITQKSIVANTARENEEDLEGKIVLIYAADPGYDYLFTKKIAGFITCYGGANSHMAIRASELGLPAVIGVGELEFQKYLKASRLKIECESEQIFCL; this is translated from the coding sequence ATGGCTTTGAGATTTCAAACAAAGGCTAGAAATTTAGCCGCTTTACAAGGCAAGTTAAAGTCGGCTAAAATCTTACCTTTAGTGCTGACAAACTTAGAGGACTTGGAAAAAAACCCTACAAAAATTTTACAAGAAATCAAAAAACTTAAAGCCACGAAACTCATCATTCGCTCCTCTTCTAAGGCAGAGGATAGCACAAAAAATTCAAATGCCGGGGCTTTTTTAAGCCTCGCAAATATCCACGCACATAACGAAAAAGAGCTTTTAAACGCTCTTTTTAATGTGGGACATTCAATGCCCTCCAAAAAAGATGAAATTTTAATCCAGCCCTGCCTTGAAAATATAGAGCTTTGCGGTGTGGGTTTTAGCGTAGATAAAGATAATTTTGCACCTTATTTTTGTTTGCAATATGATAAAAGTGGCTCAAACTCCTCTATAACGGACGGTAGCGCAGAAAATGCCTTGACTTATTTTCACTACCGCAAATCTTTAAAATTTAAAGATGAGGATACTAAAAGGGTTATTGGCTTAATTAAGGAGCTTGAAGCACTTTTTGCGTGCCATTTTTTAGATGTGGAGTTTGCTTTTGCAAATTATAAGGGTGAAAAAGAGCTTTTTTGCCTACAAGTAAGACCTTTGGTCATGGAGGGAAAGCTTAATTTATTTGACTCTTTACCAAAAGAAGCCTTGGATAGATTTTATAAACGCTTTTTATCCTTGCAGGAGCCACGCCCACGCGTTTTGGGAGAAAAGGCTATTTTTGGCGTGATGCCTGATTGGAATCCTGCTGAAATTATAGGACTGCGTCCAAAACGCCTTGCTTTTAGTCTTTATAAATACATCATCACGGATAATATTTGGGCATATCAAAGGGATAATTACGGCTACAAGGACTTGCGTTCTCACCCACTAATTCACTCTTTTTTGGGAATCCCTTATGTTGATGTGAGGCTTTCTTTCAATTCTTTTGTGCCAAAAAGCTTAGATGAAAATATAGCCAAAAAGCTTGTAAATTATTATCTTAACGCTCTTGATTTAAATCACGATTTGCACGATAAGATAGAATTTGACATTGTGTTTTCCTGCTATGATTTTAACACCCCACATAAACTTAAAAAACTCTTAAAACACGGATTTAACGAAAATGAGCTTAAACGCCTTGAATTTTCTCTTTTAGAATTAACAAACCGCATTATTAATCCTAACGGACTTTATTTAAAAGACATCAAAAAGGCTAAAAAACTTAATGCTATTTATGAAAAACTCACACGCTCAAAACTTTCTTTGCTTGATAAAATTTACTGGCTTTTAGAAGAATGTAAGCGTTATGGCACTTTACCCTTTGCAGGGGTAGCTAGGGCTGGGTTTGTGGCGATGCAAATGCTTAATTCTCTAGTTGAAATAGGCTTTTTCACACAAAAAGAAAGGACAGAGTTTTTAAATTCCTTGCAAACCATAAGCAAAACATTAAGCTTAGAAAGTGAGGGTCTAAATTCTAAAACAAAACCAGTATTTTTAAAGAAATTTGGGCATTTAAGGGCTGGCACTTATAATATACTTTCCCCGCGTTATGATGAGAATTTTAATGCTTATTTTGAGCTTAAAAAAAGCGAAGTTAAGATGAAAGTAAAAGAGAAAAAATTTAGCCTTAGTGTAAGTAAAAAAGCAAAATTTCAAAAGCTTTTAAGCGAACACGGACTTAGTGTTGAGGCTGATGCGTTTTTTGACTTTTTAAAAGAAGCGATTGAAGGGCGTGAGATGGTAAAATTTGACTTTAGCAAACTCCTTTCACAAGCCATTGTTTTCATAGGGGAGCTTGGAAAGTATTATGGTATAGCTAAGGAGGATATGGCACATCTTGATATTAATGTGGTGTTAAATCTTTACTCAAGCCTTTATTCCCAAAGTCCAAAAGAGCAGTTTTTAAGAGAAATCGAGCATAATAAAAAAGAATACGAACTTACCAAAAGTATTAAACTGCCGTCTCTTTTAAGCAATGCGGAGCAAATTTTTTCTTTTTTTAGTGCGAAGCTCTGTCCTAATTTCATCACGCAAAAAAGCATAGTGGCAAATACAGCTAGAGAAAATGAGGAGGATTTGGAGGGTAAAATCGTGCTAATTTATGCGGCGGATCCGGGCTATGACTATCTTTTTACTAAAAAAATCGCAGGCTTTATCACTTGCTATGGTGGGGCAAATTCGCATATGGCAATTCGTGCTTCAGAGCTTGGACTTCCTGCTGTTATCGGTGTGGGTGAGCTTGAATTTCAAAAATACTTAAAAGCAAGTCGCCTTAAAATAGAATGCGAAAGTGAGCAAATCTTTTGTTTATAG
- a CDS encoding class I SAM-dependent methyltransferase — translation MDYILRKESAITGEKTYEVLASYDFPLFCGCTDEKVEEDIIARCEFGIFQSGSIELLKLIPLDILYKNGHNAGAVGALWQKHHEEFANFLMSFKPRFVLEIGGGHGKLAKECLKLDEGLEYTIIEPNSSVKDERINYIDGFFEKEALEGGKFDLIAHSHTFEHIYEPNKFLNECAQMLGGGGGNGL, via the coding sequence ATGGATTATATTTTAAGAAAAGAAAGTGCCATTACGGGCGAAAAAACTTATGAAGTGCTTGCAAGCTATGATTTTCCACTTTTTTGCGGTTGCACAGACGAAAAAGTGGAAGAGGACATTATCGCACGCTGTGAATTTGGCATTTTTCAAAGTGGAAGCATAGAGCTTTTAAAGCTTATCCCTCTTGATATACTTTATAAAAATGGACATAATGCTGGTGCGGTTGGAGCACTTTGGCAAAAACATCACGAGGAATTTGCAAATTTTCTTATGAGTTTTAAGCCTAGGTTTGTGCTTGAAATAGGCGGAGGACACGGCAAACTCGCAAAAGAATGTTTAAAACTTGATGAGGGTTTAGAATATACTATCATAGAGCCAAATTCAAGCGTTAAAGATGAAAGGATAAATTATATCGATGGTTTTTTTGAAAAGGAGGCTTTGGAGGGGGGAAAATTTGACCTTATAGCACATTCTCACACTTTTGAGCATATTTATGAGCCAAACAAATTTCTAAACGAATGCGCTCAAATGCTGGGGGGGGGGGGGGGTAATGGTCTTTAG
- the dut gene encoding dUTPase: MKNTQMLEDMLKLQQKLNDETNGKGWENGYTKEGKLISWRRCIYMECAELIESFAWKHWKSIKSPTNWDNVRIELVDIWHFILSILLEEKGKKELSFIAMELSSVGAFRDFIKEKGTPSDEDMYAIISDIELIIHKCSGFGFDMGELLSAFFTLCVKCGLNLESLYKIYIGKNVLNAFRQAHGYKEGFYKKIWNGKEDNAILNEILSQILSYEMIYNELEKRYKALQ; the protein is encoded by the coding sequence ATGAAAAACACGCAAATGTTAGAAGATATGCTAAAACTTCAACAAAAATTAAACGATGAGACAAACGGAAAGGGTTGGGAAAATGGCTACACTAAGGAGGGTAAGCTCATAAGTTGGAGGCGGTGCATTTATATGGAGTGTGCGGAGCTAATTGAATCCTTTGCGTGGAAGCACTGGAAGAGCATTAAAAGTCCTACAAACTGGGACAATGTCCGCATAGAGCTTGTGGATATTTGGCATTTTATCCTTAGTATTTTGCTTGAGGAAAAGGGTAAAAAAGAGCTTTCCTTCATCGCTATGGAGCTTAGCTCTGTGGGTGCTTTTAGAGATTTTATAAAAGAAAAGGGAACGCCAAGTGATGAGGATATGTATGCAATTATTAGTGATATTGAGCTAATTATCCACAAATGCAGCGGCTTTGGCTTTGATATGGGTGAGCTTTTATCGGCGTTTTTTACGCTTTGTGTTAAATGTGGGCTAAATTTAGAAAGCCTTTATAAAATCTACATTGGAAAAAATGTCCTAAACGCCTTTAGACAAGCACACGGCTATAAAGAGGGATTTTATAAAAAAATATGGAACGGCAAAGAAGATAATGCAATTTTAAACGAAATTTTAAGTCAAATCTTAAGCTATGAGATGATTTATAATGAGCTTGAAAAGCGTTATAAGGCACTTCAATGA
- a CDS encoding EI24 domain-containing protein, which produces MNIFWLSFKDFTRFEFFKYALLSTLISFSFMMIVGYYSFTSIKAYLDALFTPESEGFFAWLYSFAFVSIIINSFNFLIVGFFVIFNSSAISLFILSFFTPKIAAKINAKYYKYELKERVSDLSILLEMFKILLKFISLFFLALILFFIPFVNLIAFFLAFYYLFHNALVLEVLSAVLDKKKFKEQNSTPFEFKFYTLIFYFLASFPFVGLVLQLFFVIFLIHLSYQKIYFLSPKFDNVSSST; this is translated from the coding sequence ATGAATATTTTTTGGCTAAGTTTTAAAGACTTTACGCGTTTTGAATTTTTTAAATATGCCCTACTCTCCACTTTAATAAGTTTTTCTTTTATGATGATTGTAGGTTATTATTCTTTTACGAGTATAAAGGCTTACCTTGACGCACTTTTTACGCCAGAAAGTGAGGGCTTTTTTGCTTGGCTTTATTCTTTTGCCTTTGTGAGTATTATCATTAATAGTTTCAATTTTTTAATTGTGGGTTTTTTTGTGATTTTTAACTCTAGTGCCATTTCACTTTTTATTCTTTCTTTTTTTACTCCCAAAATTGCTGCTAAAATCAACGCAAAATATTATAAATACGAGCTAAAAGAACGGGTGAGTGATTTAAGCATATTGCTTGAAATGTTTAAAATTTTACTCAAATTTATCTCGCTTTTTTTCTTGGCTTTAATTTTATTTTTTATCCCTTTTGTGAATTTAATCGCCTTTTTTCTAGCCTTTTATTATCTCTTTCACAATGCCCTTGTTTTAGAGGTTTTAAGTGCTGTTTTAGACAAAAAGAAATTTAAAGAGCAAAACTCCACGCCTTTTGAGTTTAAATTCTACACGCTCATTTTTTACTTTTTAGCTTCTTTTCCTTTTGTGGGACTTGTTTTGCAACTCTTTTTTGTGATTTTTCTCATTCATCTTAGCTATCAAAAAATTTATTTTTTAAGCCCAAAATTTGACAATGTTTCAAGCTCTACTTGA
- the tilS gene encoding tRNA lysidine(34) synthetase TilS, which produces MPKLSLLEHLRGRKNLLAFSYGSDSTALFYLLERENIAFDMALINYKMRISSDVEEKEARNLAKEFHKQIFTQTAPQFKGNFEKNARDFRYAFFEKICLEKGYENVIVAHQLNDQFEWFLMQLSKGSGVMELLGMNAFEKRANYTLIRPLLNVSKEQILTFLKENKIRYFDDESNEDESFKRNFIRKHFSDEFLRHFSKGVQKSFSFLRKDLKNWGEIEEFKGILICVKNASLIAKACKKLGVLMSEKQRKECLKSDCVISGKIGVVYRGNLAFIFPYESCEKLPKSFKEKCRKLRIPKLLRPFCFNHQVELETLSNFGLKK; this is translated from the coding sequence TTGCCTAAATTAAGCCTTTTGGAGCATTTAAGAGGGCGTAAAAATTTACTTGCTTTTAGCTATGGAAGCGATAGCACGGCTTTATTTTATCTGCTTGAGCGTGAAAATATCGCTTTTGATATGGCTTTGATTAATTATAAAATGCGTATTAGTAGTGATGTGGAAGAAAAAGAAGCAAGGAATTTGGCTAAAGAGTTTCATAAGCAAATTTTCACCCAAACAGCACCACAATTTAAGGGGAATTTTGAAAAAAATGCTAGAGATTTTCGCTATGCTTTTTTTGAAAAAATTTGTCTTGAAAAGGGCTATGAAAATGTGATTGTAGCACACCAACTTAATGACCAATTTGAGTGGTTTTTAATGCAACTTAGCAAGGGATCTGGAGTAATGGAGCTTTTGGGAATGAATGCTTTTGAAAAAAGGGCAAATTACACGCTTATAAGACCCTTGCTAAATGTATCTAAGGAGCAAATTTTAACCTTTTTGAAAGAAAATAAAATTCGCTATTTTGATGATGAAAGTAACGAAGATGAAAGCTTTAAGAGAAATTTCATAAGAAAGCATTTTAGTGATGAGTTTTTAAGGCATTTTAGCAAGGGAGTGCAAAAAAGCTTTAGTTTTTTAAGAAAAGATTTAAAGAATTGGGGGGAAATTGAGGAGTTTAAGGGGATTTTAATTTGCGTTAAAAATGCGAGTTTGATAGCAAAGGCGTGTAAAAAACTTGGCGTTTTGATGAGCGAAAAGCAAAGAAAAGAATGTCTTAAAAGCGATTGTGTAATTAGCGGTAAAATAGGCGTGGTGTATAGGGGAAATTTGGCTTTTATCTTTCCTTATGAAAGCTGTGAAAAGCTGCCTAAAAGCTTTAAGGAAAAATGTAGGAAGCTAAGAATTCCTAAACTTTTACGCCCTTTTTGTTTCAATCATCAAGTAGAGCTTGAAACATTGTCAAATTTTGGGCTTAAAAAATAA
- the rimO gene encoding 30S ribosomal protein S12 methylthiotransferase RimO — MPTLYLHSLGCNKNLVDSEIMLGRLENYTLCDEPSKADVLIVNTCGFIESAKKESIETILSLHKERKKNSLLVVTGCLMQRYKEELMKALPEVDLFTGVGDFEKIDTLILKKQNLFSTSTYLQEEGVKRVITGSNSHAFIKISEGCNQSCAFCAIPHFKGRLKSREISSIIKELESLIARGYKDFSFIAQDSSSYLFDKGQRNGLLRLIEEVEKLSGIRAARILYLYPSTLSEEVVRKIIASKVFVNYFDMPLQHISDKMLKIMKRGSKKEQILKLLKMMREANDSFLRTGFIVGHPGESEEDFKELCEFVEGFGFDRISVFGYSKEEDTLAFTMEQVPKKVINARLKILEQIVAKSLEKSFKKEVGQKRLVVCEGESSEGEFFIAGKDLRWDREIDGEILINESECGVLERGQIYECEITQALDVKLIAKALKLA; from the coding sequence ATGCCAACTTTGTATCTTCACTCACTAGGGTGTAATAAAAATTTAGTCGATAGTGAGATTATGCTAGGACGCCTTGAAAATTATACTTTATGCGATGAGCCTAGTAAGGCTGATGTTTTGATAGTCAATACCTGCGGTTTTATTGAAAGTGCGAAAAAAGAGAGCATAGAGACGATTTTGAGTTTGCATAAAGAGCGTAAAAAAAACTCTTTACTTGTGGTTACGGGCTGTTTGATGCAACGCTACAAAGAGGAGCTAATGAAAGCCTTGCCTGAGGTGGATTTATTTACTGGGGTGGGTGATTTTGAAAAGATTGATACGCTTATTTTAAAAAAGCAAAACCTATTTTCAACTTCGACTTATTTGCAAGAAGAGGGCGTTAAAAGGGTCATCACAGGTTCAAATTCGCACGCTTTTATAAAGATTAGCGAGGGTTGTAATCAAAGCTGTGCTTTTTGTGCCATACCACATTTTAAAGGACGCCTTAAATCGCGTGAAATTTCAAGCATTATAAAAGAGCTTGAAAGCTTGATAGCTAGGGGTTATAAGGACTTTTCTTTCATTGCGCAAGATAGCTCGTCTTATCTTTTTGATAAGGGGCAAAGAAACGGGCTTTTGCGTTTGATTGAGGAGGTGGAAAAGCTTAGTGGTATAAGGGCTGCGCGTATTTTATACCTTTATCCTAGCACTTTAAGTGAGGAAGTGGTGCGTAAAATCATTGCTTCAAAAGTTTTTGTGAATTATTTTGATATGCCCTTGCAGCATATTAGCGATAAAATGCTAAAAATTATGAAAAGAGGGAGTAAAAAAGAGCAAATTTTAAAGCTTTTAAAGATGATGAGAGAGGCTAATGATAGCTTTTTACGCACTGGTTTTATTGTAGGACATCCGGGGGAGAGTGAAGAGGACTTTAAGGAACTTTGTGAATTTGTGGAGGGCTTTGGTTTTGATAGGATTAGCGTGTTTGGTTATTCTAAGGAAGAGGATACTTTAGCCTTTACAATGGAACAAGTGCCTAAGAAAGTCATCAATGCCCGCCTTAAAATTTTAGAACAAATTGTCGCAAAAAGTCTTGAAAAAAGCTTTAAAAAAGAAGTCGGTCAAAAACGCTTGGTTGTTTGTGAGGGAGAGAGTAGTGAGGGGGAATTTTTCATCGCGGGGAAAGATTTGCGTTGGGATAGGGAGATTGATGGGGAAATTCTCATTAATGAAAGTGAGTGTGGAGTCTTAGAGCGGGGGCAAATTTATGAATGCGAGATTACACAAGCGCTTGATGTAAAACTCATTGCTAAGGCTTTAAAGCTTGCCTAA